Genomic window (Zingiber officinale cultivar Zhangliang chromosome 2B, Zo_v1.1, whole genome shotgun sequence):
taaaaatttttagaaaaagctCCGTCGGCCATttcaatctatacaatcatgtaGGATAGTGTGACTGAGTGGGAATGACATACTAATTTCATGCATCAGTGTAGAATTAGTGTTTGATCTTGTGGTAGACAAACATACATGGTAAGCTTTTACAAGTCCAAAGATGTTGATACAGAAAAGTCATACCAGATTGCATTGGTGATTTCTTGAAGAGAAAATTGCGCCAGAATTCTTGATCAACCAAACTATAGGAGGCAGCAAAATGTCTAGAGTGGGACATATTTCATTCCTGAGGAATTAGGAAATGCCATTGGCCAGATAACTCCATCACATTGCCAGTGAGAATAGAGGAAACTACCAAGATATGTTCAACCAAAATTACTTTACTGAATTCTCTGTAAAACACTTCGATGCCGAACTCTAGGAAAATGGTGAGGGACCTTACAAATGAGTGGTGAAGTCGCAGATTGTTaaatgatagtattagctattatCGACATCAGCTAATTTGCTTATCAAAGCCTACCATGATAAGCTTGCCATAGGGGGTATTAACACCAGAGTTTCAATGTAGTGTATCACTCAATTCATGAGTTAGAGAAGCCATTAACTTCTCCTTGGTAAGTTGCTCAGTTCCAGGGGACTTCACTATGAAAGTATGAAGGACGCTGTCAGTAGAAACAGAAACCTTGGAGTCCACCACATTGATATGTGAATCTCTGAAAGCTTGAATGACCTTGGAGACAGGGTGCTTCTCTAGAGGGCAACTCACTTGAACAATTACCTCATCCTGGGTTGATTGGATATCAACCTCGGGACAATGAGCCTGATGTTTGTAGTTCATGGATGATGGATCACCCCACATTTCCCTCTCTGCTTCCATCTCCTTGAGCTTCTTCTCGATCACAGTGATGTAAGAGATGGCATCTCCGAGCAGGGAGGCCTTGTCCATCTTCGAGATGTTGGGCACCACAGCTCTCAGAGCGTAAAACTTCTGGTTAAGCTTCTCCCTTCTCTGGCGCTCAGCTTCGACATGGTTCAGCGGCTCTTCCCTACCGTTCGCTGGCTTCCGACCCCTCTTTCTTGGCCTGCGCTCTTCAGTTGCGCCTTCTTTATCTTCTTTGAATGGAAGCTCGACATCTGAGAGCTCAGAGTCAGCTGTACGGGCACGGTCCATCAGTACACTAGTAGAAGGAGCATCGGCCAACGTCCCAGTGCTGAAATCAATTTGGCTCGACTGTGACAGTGGGTGTGAACGCAATTTCTGGTGCAGCCGTGGCTGCTGCTTCTTCTGTTGGAGGAGGTTGATCCTCCGGCCATCGCCAATGACTGTGTCAATTTGTCGAACAGAAGGCGATCCATCGAGGAATTTCTGCTGAATGGAGTTCGAACCGGGTTGATTCCATTGAAACACAGTAGCACCGTCGCTTAGTGGGTGGCTCTTTGGATAGAGAACGCCGTGCTTTGCTATTATGCCAATTGGAACTTGTTCCTTCTTCAGGTTCGGGTCCCTTTCTTTGGCGTGGGAACGGCGAGTGCTCCGATCTTTCCCAAAGATCTTCGGAAACTCGGCGACCTGATCGCCTTTGCCAGAGCGCGAAGCAAAAGCCGGATCGATGTTCTCGTCTGTATTTTCCCTGATCAAAGTAGCCGCCTTAACGTAATCCTGCCCGAAAATGGATCTGATCATCTGCAGCGCCTCAAAACTCTCCGGCAACGCCTTCGCCGATCCCAATTCGAGCACGCCCGCAACACACGGCACAAACACGATGGTGCGGAACCCTGAAGACCTCGCGAGATAAGCCCGCACGCAGTAGTTGGAGCATCCAGGAGACGTCAATTCCGCCTCGGATATCCATATGTGCTTATCTGAAACAAACGCTCTTCCGGGAGCATCCTCCCCTTTGGAAAACGAGAAGTACATCGACGCGAGGAAGTAAATCTCAGCACCCGTGATGCGATCGAGCTGGAGCGCGTAATTCTCGTCGTCAGACCCGCCGGATAGCGCATGGAGCCGCTCGAGCACCCGCTTCCGCATCTTCTGGTGCGCGCAATCGAGGGGGTTACGCGGGAGGGCGCCGCTCTCCTCCTCGAAATCCCCAACCTCGCGACAGTGTCCGTCGCCCCAGCCCAGGACGAGTTCCCCGGCCTCCGACCGCGAGATCTGCCAGAAGATGGCGTAAGCCCAAGCGGAGCCGGGATCCTCCACGACGTGCTGGAGCTTGGTCTGGAGGTCGTCATCGCCGCCTCCGATAGCAGTGAGATGGCCGTCGGGGAAGGCCGCGTGCCTGGCGTTGAGATAGTCAAAGGCTTGAGGACCGAGCACCGCTACCGCCATCTGCTGGTCATCCTTAGTCCAAAACGCGCCCATCGCCGCCCGTATCCTGCTGAAACTCGAATCTCCACCGATTCACAGATCTTGATGCTTCACCTCCACCATTTGCCTCACAAATCGCAGCTTGATCGAAACCAAATCGGAGTCGAAGAGGAGTGACCAAGCCGATCAACTAGGGTTTGGAGGAGGAACAAAGAAGAGGAAGGCGAGAGGCGGAAGCAACAACCCTACCGGTCTCGTAAAGGGAAGAAGCAACGGGGGGAAGACGGCGGAGAAGCAAGCGGCCGAGTAGCTAAAAGTAATCGACGGCGAGGCGGGGCTCGTGATAATCGCCCTTAAATAGAAACGTGGGCGGAGCTGAGCCGGCTCGAgagagcggagccggagcaagcCGCGCACAGGTAGTTGGGCGAAGGAGAACGTAGGCTGCGATTAACCGCATAGATATGGGTCCGTGCTTGGTACAAGTACAGTGACTTTATGCGGCCTCAGTCTCTCGCAAATCTTCCGTAGGGATAATGTCGATTGTCGGGCCACAATTTTTTATTCTAAtattaagaaataaatataaatttatatttcctttttactaGTTTccgttttgaaaatttttaaaattttgtgaaTAAAAAAGAAAACCTTTTTTTGTCACAATATAATATAAAGGAGAGTCACCGTGATAACGTGATCGATACCCGATCGAAGTGATGGGTGATAAGTGGCCGTCAGTCAAACTATCAGTCGATCGGACGGCCAGAACAGGGGGCGTCTTGGTTTTCACGAATCACGAGGCCGTCTCAAGCTTTGCGTGACGCCTCTATTTCCGTTGTTTATTTCACGTGTAACCCATGCGCCCGCCGCGATATTAAATAGTTGAGAGCCGATCCGAGCTGACAGAGCCGAAAGGAGGGACCCGATAAGCTGCGCCGCGACGGGGGGAGGCCCACGTGAGTAGCGCGTGAGGCGGGTGGAACGTGGGCCGCATTGAACGGTATCGGGAGCGGGTGCTAAATCGCGTTTTGGACCCTGAAACTCATCAAATTTCCTTGCGGCCTTCTTTGATAGAAGAAGCGCAAATTTAATGTTGAGATGCAAACGAATCGAAAGCCTCGACTCTTGTTTGAAATATATTTGATtcgtttttcaaattatcatagTCCATGAGCCGTTTGCCAGTTAAATTTGAATCGAACTcagattattttttaatttaaatatgttcAAATTAAAATATGACTACTTATTCAATTTAGTCATTCCGTGTTATTATTCAATTCGGTTCGAATCAAGAACAATTCCAACGAATCGAATTGAATTATTAGAGTCAAaactatttatatttttaattttaaatcaaatttgaatattatatatatatatatatatatattaaatttaaattcaaatatcCATACTATTATTCAATTCGTTTGCACgagtaattttttatttaataacatATGATGGTCAAATTGTAATACATGATCGAAATTAGGATGCCCTTTCtttcaataaataaatattttattggataataaaaaaaatatttatcttttattatttaaaaagatAGTAATTTTTTTTGGATCCttattgatccggtagtaaggagGAGGGACCCCCCTTTAAGCAGAGTCAACGCTGtaaggatccttcgtacggaggctagagaggggggtgtgaatagccgaccccaaatcgtcgtttctttctacaaaacgtgttagcgcagcggaaaataaacacagaaacgaaaaggaaagaagacaaacctcaaacaaaccgatgtaacgaggttcggagatgatactcctactcctcggcgtgtccgtaaggtggacgagccctatcaatccgtcggtggatgagtccccggagaaccggctaataaatgctccttgtgggtggaaaacctcgccacaatacttgtaacaacaagaaggagtacaacagatacaagaaagcaaaagacaatatgaaacacttgcttgcctttcttgttgactggagtgatgaagcagcagctgacgagaatccagtcgagaagctcacgcgaagcttcagctgcgaggagctcagcaaagctctgatagcaggtaagagcagaagctctagagcacaagaacagaagttctaaggaggaagcaatggcagcaacgaagccctgtagcttcttttatacctgcgaagaaaaacacgaaggcgtcgcaacggctagtgccctgatcggtccacagaccgatcaggagtgtgcctgatcggtccacagatcgatcaacGCTTTGTCCCGAACTTCGCTAGctactgatcgtgctctgatcggtcgtggggaccgatcagggtatggcatgatcggtctgctgaccgatcagggcttattgagtgcggttccttacactctgccgaccgatcaggatatcgcctgatcggtcttgcagaccgatcaggctccatgctgatcggtccccagaccgatcagtaagctcacagaatcgatgcgtgccttctgtttgttatctgatcggtcagcagaccgatcaaatacacaagcgtatcactggatcggtctggtaaccgatccagagcttggtttttgcccaaaccaagtcccaaaccttccaaaccaatatccggtcaaccttgacctattggtacatcatgcttagcatccggtcactcccttgacctgctaagactctccactaagtgtccggtcaatccctttgacccacttggactttcctcttcgtgccaagtatccgatcactcccttgatctacttggacttcccaacaccagatgtccgatcacccttgatccatctggattttcccttgcccggcttaactcaccaggactttcacctagcttcactcactagggttttcacctggcttcactcaccaggatttccaatctgcctggcttcactcaccaggactttcccttgcctgacttcactcaccaggactttcccgaatgcctggcttcactcaccagaacttcccgaatgtctggcttcactcaccaggactttcaccttcacctaccttcactcactaggattttcacctggcttcactcaccaggatttttcgactgcctggcttcactcaccaggacttttccctgcgccaaactccctgtttggacttttcccgtgccaagtctccatacttggacttttccagtgccaagtctccatacttggacttttcaccgaatcaggtcaaccttgacctacggttgcaccaacaatctcccaaacatctattcttgtcaaacatcaagaatagaacttctcttctcgtcaaacatcgtcaaacatcaaaacacaactcgagtcaggtcaactcgagtcaggtcaaccaggtcaaccttgacctaaggttgcaccaacaatctccccctttttgatgtttgacaaaatctaaaatcaagttaggttaacccgataacctaacttaggttttccaatgttcttccttgaacattcttccaaaacctacactctccccccttgggacatctctccccctttttgacacacatcaaaaagagggaatcaaggtcaaaagtttcttcctaatgaaagtcccatacctttcattgaaacccttaatttcccccttgatactaaactcaacactcaacttagtgacaatcccatatcactaatcctcaaaagtcttaaggagtaaaaaaaaagtccccctaaaagtcaactcccccttgacaattagttaagactccccctaaaggtcaactcccccttgaccattgcaccaacaatgtcttggagagtttcaaacctttagaaacccgaaactcaactcccacaactgaaatttcagaccacagtcgaaattcagcaaattcagcacgcctgatcggtcaccggaccgatcaggacccctctggatcggtccccagaccgatccagccttccctggatcggtccagtgaccgatccagccttggacagactcaagttctgatttccttctcccgaaattcagaaactcacaacaaatttcagaaaattccaaaaattataaaattttgaggatatattcctcataacatatactatcaaggaaaaatagttttctatgaaaataactttcattttcaaatcttgatacaaagtttgaaaagttttgaaatagctcaaagtttcaaaaactttgtatcactttgttcaatgatgaatgctatcactagaaaagcttcatcaaggtttttcaaatcaatttcaaaatgattttaaaccttttaatttaggaccataatcttagggctaaatgtacatgacttgtatataagctttccctatgatcccccaattttgaattaggttcatctaggtacaagaactatgcaccttgatcctaactcatcatcctaatatctcacacacatctaaggtgtatcaaacacattcaagtcaattttgatgtgagatatgggtttaggtcaacttaggctaagttctcatgcattttctaaacaccaatttgatctcaatatcaaaatgtgcttttatccttaaatcaatttcattgattattaatgcaagagatgatgacatggcatgaaataatatcataaatgaaaacatgtgtcaatgtcatgatgtcatggcataaagtatgaaacttaactaaagcatgacatataaagaacctaagctttatcatgacatatcaaatgataaaattaaacatgatgtcatgacatgtgagggcaaataatcatgacaagatttagcatgaataagacatacctagattacctatctaagtatccttagccttagctaatacttaagctttaacccttgattgccctaatatgccaaaatcctaattttgacacttcttgaactctagattcatccatgccacttaaagatcaaatttatcctcaaatcttggcatgtttcatttttcctcaagagttctctagattttcccaaattgtgccaattgaaattaacatcatcattttccatgatggcacattttactcttccaaggagtaaatattccatttcattttcaaaggttcccaaaaaccttgaaaatgctccttgagcgtcaatttcctcaaagttgggttaactacccttctaatcggagttgacactctctaacccatctatggggtagagaagatgctcctaggaacccaatacctatttgagctcattgggttcactaaatattcactagggataacttccctagcaaccctcctaatgaccctcttaggctttaaagccttggtcatttgggactcatcaagatcaactctaggggtgactccccttgtgaccttggtgatggtcttcctagccctagattttgttccataatcgaatggaacattatgataagtgggcttgaccacttgggacttaggtttgtgacccaaacctttcttgtccttggacattggtttttgacccttaaaccctagagatgacttctccaagttcttaagagccttttccaaagtatcaagtcttgacctcaagacttgattctccttctctaatacctcaagttttaatttgtcattgttctttgaggcattcctaggcatatgtctagttgatttgggattcctacctaggttttccttagccttagatgagttaattctagggttgactttcctagtattatccttatctaggcttacatgtttggctcctaagcacatatattgattcctaagattatcatgcttatcattcttgacaattgcaataaaactactagcatgagtcttattattattgcaagaatgtgccttaaatgttaccttagggtttgccttagctccccctatcgacgtgctcggtctcttgtccttgtgagattgcctccccctcggacattgactcctatagtgtccccgttgcttgcattggaagcacaccacgtgctccttgcccttgcgttttgggactccgacttccttgatctttggcgccggtggagtcttcttagtattctttggacatttactcttgtaatgtccaaattccctacactcgaaacacattatatgcaatttacttgaacttaaagtgtttgagttacctagggttgaggatggatgtatgctctcttcttcatccctcccggaggtagaagcttcttcttcgtgctccgatcttgaagaagaactcacctcctcttcttctttagatgttgagtagccctcaacttctaattcctcacctccacgatgtgagctacttggctcactaggctcctcttcatggcttgaagtggggctctcctcatggagtttggccaagttgttccacaactccttggcattattgtatcctcctatcttacacaaaatatcattaggtaaagaaaactcaatgattttcgttacctcatcattgatggttgattggtggatttgctccttggtccactccttcttctctagggtttctcctttcttgtccataggaggcttgaaacctaattgaacacaactccaattttcaaggttagtcataagaaaatacctcattctttccttccaatacgcgaagtcgcagcactcgtagaagggtggaaacgtgatgtcttctccgagtcgatccattctctagcttgtgctcctccgggtgttaatccgacgaagaacaaccttgctctgataccacttgtaaggatccttcgtacggaggctagagaggggggtgtgaatagccgaccccaaatcgtcgtttctttctacaaaacgtgttagcgcagcggaaaataaacacagaaacgaaagggaaagaagacaaacctcaaacaaaccgatgtaacgaggttcgaagatgatactcctactcctcggcgtgtccgtaaggtggacgagccctatcaatccgtcggtggatgagtccccggagaaccggctaataaatgctctttgtgggtggagaaacctcgccacaatacttgtaacaacaagaaggagtacaacagatacaagaaagcaaaagacaatatgaaacacttgcttgcctttcttgttgactggagtgatgaagcagcagcttcacaccagcagcagctgacgagaatccagtcgagaagctcacacgaagcttcagctgcgaggagctcagcaaagctctgatagcaggtaagagcagaagctctagagcacaagaacagaagttctaaggaggaagcaatggcagcaacgaagccctgtagcttcttttatacctgcgaagaaaaacacgaaggaatatagccgttgcgtcgcaacgactagtgccctgatcggtccacagaccgatcaggagtgtgcctgatcggtccacagatcaaTCAGCGCTTTGTCCCGAACTTCGCTAGctactgatcgtgctctgatcggtcgtggggaccgatcagggtatggcctgatcgatctgctgaccgatcagggtatggcctgatcggtctgctgaccgatcagggcttattgagtgcggttcctcacactcctcaagatcgtcacctgatcggtcggcagaccgatcaggatatcgcctgatcggtcttgcagaccgatcaggctcatgctgatcggtccccagaccgatcagtaagatcacagaatcgatgcgtgccttctgtttgttatctgatctgtcagcagaccgatcaaatacacaagcgtatcactggatcggtctggtgaccaatccagagcttggtttttgcccaaaccaagtcccaaaccttccaaaccaatatccggtcaaccttaacctattggtacatcatgcttagcatccggtcactcccttgacctgctaagactccccaccaagtgtccggtcaatccctttgacccacttggactttcctcttcgtgccaagtatccgatcactcccttgatctacttggacttcccaacaccagatgtccgatcacccttgattcatctggattttcccttgcccaccgggactttcacctagcttcactcactagggttttcacctggcttcactcaccaggatttccaatctgcctggcttcactcaccaggactttcccttgcctggcttcactcaccaggactttcccgaatgcctggcttcactcaccaggacttcccgaatgcctggctttactcaccaggactttcaccttcacctagcttcactcactaggattttcacctggcttcactcaccaggattttccgactgcctggcttcactcaccaggacttttccctgcgccaaactccctgtttggacttttcccgtgccaagtctccatacttggacttttccagtgtcaagtctccatacttggacttttcaccgaatcaggtcaaccagatcaaccttgacctacggttgcaccaacaatctcccaaacatctattcttgtcaaacatcaagaatagaacttctcttctcgtcaaacatcgtcaaacatcaaaacacaactcgagtcaggtcaactcgagtcaggtcaaccaggtcaaccttgacctaaggttgcaccaacaaacgccacgtggaggttgatAGGTAAAAGTTCAACCAGGGGTTTGTCCAAGCGGATAAAGATTGGGGCGACCGGCCGAACGTTCCGAATGGAAGCGAAGACACCCCAGCGGGGAGTAAGGGTtctgac
Coding sequences:
- the LOC122046242 gene encoding transcription factor MTB1-like; amino-acid sequence: MGAFWTKDDQQMAVAVLGPQAFDYLNARHAAFPDGHLTAIGGGDDDLQTKLQHVVEDPGSAWAYAIFWQISRSEAGELVLGWGDGHCREVGDFEEESGALPRNPLDCAHQKMRKRVLERLHALSGGSDDENYALQLDRITGAEIYFLASMYFSFSKGEDAPGRAFVSDKHIWISEAELTSPGCSNYCVRAYLARSSGFRTIVFVPCVAGVLELGSAKALPESFEALQMIRSIFGQDYVKAATLIRENTDENIDPAFASRSGKGDQVAEFPKIFGKDRSTRRSHAKERDPNLKKEQVPIGIIAKHGVLYPKSHPLSDGATVFQWNQPGSNSIQQKFLDGSPSVRQIDTVIGDGRRINLLQQKKQQPRLHQKLRSHPLSQSSQIDFSTGTLADAPSTSVLMDRARTADSELSDVELPFKEDKEGATEERRPRKRGRKPANGREEPLNHVEAERQRREKLNQKFYALRAVVPNISKMDKASLLGDAISYITVIEKKLKEMEAEREMWGDPSSMNYKHQAHCPEVDIQSTQDEVIVQVSCPLEKHPVSKVIQAFRDSHINVVDSKVSVSTDSVLHTFIVKSPGTEQLTKEKLMASLTHELSDTLH